Proteins from a genomic interval of Lolium perenne isolate Kyuss_39 chromosome 1, Kyuss_2.0, whole genome shotgun sequence:
- the LOC127346894 gene encoding transcription factor APG isoform X2 codes for MSHQQPGNDLPELLWQNGPALQRTAAAPFPPFASSAAGTSTSGRAPDLARHHPASATAMRDLLGAPDDDAVPWLHYPVMGGVDDDDSDTAPLPPEYCSTLLSGYPDLPAAVEGAPATSHCAVAVPAPMPEPAVPRHQQQARPSAEGIMNFTFFSRPLQRAPPPANERTSAAAAPSNPVESTVLQASTNRLRSTPLFSEQRMAWLQPPKDSRATVAPVPPPPPPTPPVPIRQGEASAAFAQRVQPEARAALERAPPQPPATATTSSVCSDNVDRSQLKRNSSSHQAPEWSVSQEDEDLDDEAGGLRRSASRSTKRGRTAEVHNMSERRRRDRINEKMRALQELIPNCNKIDKASMLEEAIEYLKTLQLQVQMMSTMGTAGLCMPPMLAMQHMQMQMPPMAHFHHHHLGPMGYGMAAFDPRLAAAAAGAAQFPYPMIPGMPMFGHGPAMPSPPPFPQQAAAADAQMAAGTVVDNDAAAPAEQQTSGDHPQVPGAM; via the exons AT GAGTCATCAGCAGCCGGGGAACGACCTGCCGGAGCTTCTCTGGCAGAACGGCCCGGCGCTCCAGCGGACGGCGGCGGCACCGTTCCCGCCATTCGCCAGCAGCGCGGCCGGCACCAGCACCAGCGGCAGGGCGCCGGACCTCGCCAGGCACCACCCGGCGTCCGCGACGGCGATGCGCGACCTCCTCGGGGCGCCGGACGACGACGCCGTGCCGTGGCTGCATTACCCCGTCATGGGCGGcgtggacgacgacgacagcgacACGGCCCCGCTGCCCCCGGAGTACTGCTCCACCTTGCTCTCCGGCTACCCCGACCTCCCCGCTGCCGTCGAAGGGGCGCCGGCCACGTCCCACTGCGCGGTCGCCGTTCCGGCTCCGATGCCGGAGCCGGCGGTACCCAGGCACCAGCAGCAGGCTCGGCCGAGCGCCGAGGGCATCATGAACTTCACCTTCTTCTCGAGGCCTCTGCAGCGCGCACCGCCGCCAGCCAACGAGAGGACATCCGCCGCGGCCGCGCCGAGCAACCCCGTGGAGTCGACGGTGCTGCAGGCGTCGACGAACCGGCTGAGGAGCACCCCGCTCTTCTCCGAGCAGAGGATGGCGTGGCTGCAGCCGCCCAAGGACTCGCGCGCCACGGTAGCCCCTGTaccaccgcctcctcctccgacgccgCCGGTCCCTATCCGGCAGGGAGAAGCGTCTGCGGCCTTTGCTCAGAGAGTACAACCGGAAGCGAGGGCGGCTCTTGAGAGGGCGCCGCCTCAGCCGCCCGCCACGGCGACGACCTCGTCGGTCTGCTCCGACAATGTTGACCGGAGCCAGCTGAAGAGGAACAGCAGCAGCCACCAGGCTCCGGAGTGGTCGGTCAGTCAGGAGGACGAG GATCTTGACGATGAGGCCGGCGGGCTGAGAAGGTCGGCGTCCAGGAGCACCAAGCGCGGCCGCACCGCCGAAGTGCACAACATGTCGGAGCGG AGGAGAAGGGATCGGATCAACGAGAAGATGCGCGCCCTGCAAGAACTCATCCCCAATTGCAACAAG ATTGACAAGGCGTCGATGCTTGAGGAAGCCATCGAGTACCTGAAGACCCTACAGCTCCAGGtgcagatgatgtcgacgatgggGACGGCCGGCCTGTGCATGCCACCGATGCTGGCAATGCAGCACATGCAGATGCAGATGCCACCCATGGCGcacttccaccaccaccacctcggcCCCATGGGGTACGGCATGGCCGCCTTCGACCcgcgcctcgccgccgccgccgctggtgcGGCCCAGTTCCCATACCCGATGATCCCCGGCATGCCCATGTTCGGCCACGGCCCCGCGATGCCTTCCCCACCGCCCTTTCCCCAGCAGGCGGCTGCTGCGGACGCTCAGATGGCCGCAGGCACCGTCGTCGATAACGACGCCGCCGCCCCGGCCGAGCAGCAGACGTCGGGCGACCATCCGCAGGTCCCAGGAGCAATGTAG
- the LOC127346894 gene encoding transcription factor APG isoform X1 — MLLLRRSHQQPGNDLPELLWQNGPALQRTAAAPFPPFASSAAGTSTSGRAPDLARHHPASATAMRDLLGAPDDDAVPWLHYPVMGGVDDDDSDTAPLPPEYCSTLLSGYPDLPAAVEGAPATSHCAVAVPAPMPEPAVPRHQQQARPSAEGIMNFTFFSRPLQRAPPPANERTSAAAAPSNPVESTVLQASTNRLRSTPLFSEQRMAWLQPPKDSRATVAPVPPPPPPTPPVPIRQGEASAAFAQRVQPEARAALERAPPQPPATATTSSVCSDNVDRSQLKRNSSSHQAPEWSVSQEDEDLDDEAGGLRRSASRSTKRGRTAEVHNMSERRRRDRINEKMRALQELIPNCNKIDKASMLEEAIEYLKTLQLQVQMMSTMGTAGLCMPPMLAMQHMQMQMPPMAHFHHHHLGPMGYGMAAFDPRLAAAAAGAAQFPYPMIPGMPMFGHGPAMPSPPPFPQQAAAADAQMAAGTVVDNDAAAPAEQQTSGDHPQVPGAM; from the exons ATGCTGCTGCTGCGTAGGAGTCATCAGCAGCCGGGGAACGACCTGCCGGAGCTTCTCTGGCAGAACGGCCCGGCGCTCCAGCGGACGGCGGCGGCACCGTTCCCGCCATTCGCCAGCAGCGCGGCCGGCACCAGCACCAGCGGCAGGGCGCCGGACCTCGCCAGGCACCACCCGGCGTCCGCGACGGCGATGCGCGACCTCCTCGGGGCGCCGGACGACGACGCCGTGCCGTGGCTGCATTACCCCGTCATGGGCGGcgtggacgacgacgacagcgacACGGCCCCGCTGCCCCCGGAGTACTGCTCCACCTTGCTCTCCGGCTACCCCGACCTCCCCGCTGCCGTCGAAGGGGCGCCGGCCACGTCCCACTGCGCGGTCGCCGTTCCGGCTCCGATGCCGGAGCCGGCGGTACCCAGGCACCAGCAGCAGGCTCGGCCGAGCGCCGAGGGCATCATGAACTTCACCTTCTTCTCGAGGCCTCTGCAGCGCGCACCGCCGCCAGCCAACGAGAGGACATCCGCCGCGGCCGCGCCGAGCAACCCCGTGGAGTCGACGGTGCTGCAGGCGTCGACGAACCGGCTGAGGAGCACCCCGCTCTTCTCCGAGCAGAGGATGGCGTGGCTGCAGCCGCCCAAGGACTCGCGCGCCACGGTAGCCCCTGTaccaccgcctcctcctccgacgccgCCGGTCCCTATCCGGCAGGGAGAAGCGTCTGCGGCCTTTGCTCAGAGAGTACAACCGGAAGCGAGGGCGGCTCTTGAGAGGGCGCCGCCTCAGCCGCCCGCCACGGCGACGACCTCGTCGGTCTGCTCCGACAATGTTGACCGGAGCCAGCTGAAGAGGAACAGCAGCAGCCACCAGGCTCCGGAGTGGTCGGTCAGTCAGGAGGACGAG GATCTTGACGATGAGGCCGGCGGGCTGAGAAGGTCGGCGTCCAGGAGCACCAAGCGCGGCCGCACCGCCGAAGTGCACAACATGTCGGAGCGG AGGAGAAGGGATCGGATCAACGAGAAGATGCGCGCCCTGCAAGAACTCATCCCCAATTGCAACAAG ATTGACAAGGCGTCGATGCTTGAGGAAGCCATCGAGTACCTGAAGACCCTACAGCTCCAGGtgcagatgatgtcgacgatgggGACGGCCGGCCTGTGCATGCCACCGATGCTGGCAATGCAGCACATGCAGATGCAGATGCCACCCATGGCGcacttccaccaccaccacctcggcCCCATGGGGTACGGCATGGCCGCCTTCGACCcgcgcctcgccgccgccgccgctggtgcGGCCCAGTTCCCATACCCGATGATCCCCGGCATGCCCATGTTCGGCCACGGCCCCGCGATGCCTTCCCCACCGCCCTTTCCCCAGCAGGCGGCTGCTGCGGACGCTCAGATGGCCGCAGGCACCGTCGTCGATAACGACGCCGCCGCCCCGGCCGAGCAGCAGACGTCGGGCGACCATCCGCAGGTCCCAGGAGCAATGTAG
- the LOC127334309 gene encoding BTB/POZ and MATH domain-containing protein 1-like: MSSSFAAGEPSMSASTIVADTARGCHILKIEGYSSTKVNPNGEAIKSGQFTVGGHRWRITYYPNGRTPDSADYISLYLELDEKDTKCVKAKFQMRFASLVTRQPSLKSAAAHTMTTDNGRGYPKFVKREDLEKSEHLKDDAFTVRCDIVVFNDFRTEATPVANQFVTVPQSDLKQHLGDLLKGEKGADVVFSVGGETFAAHRCVLAARSPVFSAKLLGAMKEGGNGSVVCVDDMEAQVFKALLCFVYTDSLPETEEEDEGAAMLQHLLVAADRYNLERLKLICQEKLCSHIDVRTVATILVLAEQHRCDGLKRACFAFLSSPVHLMAVMITTGFVHLRISCPAVAMELVARCLAPLGTSAALRMTAPNGTKRARVDETGELVWPAS; the protein is encoded by the coding sequence ATGTCATCGTCGTTCGCCGCTGGCGAGCCGTCGATGTCCGCCTCCACCATCGTCGCCGACACGGCGAGAGGCTGCCACATCCTGAAAATCGAGGGCTATTCGAGCACCAAGGTGAACCCCAATGGCGAGGCCATCAAATCCGGCCAGTTCACCGTGGGCGGCCATCGCTGGCGCATCACGTACTACCCCAACGGCCGTACCCCCGACTCGGCGGACTACATATCCCTTTACCTGGAACTCGACGAGAAGGACACCAAGTGCGTCAAGGCAAAGTTCCAGATGCGTTTCGCCAGCCTCGTTACCAGGCAGCCGTCGCTGAAATCGGCTGCTGCGCACACCATGACGACAGACAACGGGCGTGGATACCCGAAGTTCGTCAAGAGGGAGGACCTGGAGAAATCGGAGCACCTCAAGGACGACGCCTTCACGGTCAGGTGCGACATCGTCGTCTTCAACGACTTCCGCACCGAGGCGACGCCCGTCGCCAACCAGTTCGTCACCGTGCCGCAGTCCGACCTGAAGCAGCACCTCGGTGACCTCCTCAAGGGCGAGAAGGGCGCGGACGTCGTGTTCAGCGTCGGCGGCGAGACCTTCGCCGCGCACCGGTGCGTGCTCGCTGCCCGGTCCCCGGTCTTCAGCGCGAAGCTTCTCGGCGCGATGAAGGAGGGTGGCAACGGTAGCGTCGTCTGCGTAGACGACATGGAGGCGCAGGTGTTCAAGGCGCTGCTCTGCTTCGTGTACACGGACTCCTTGCCGGAgacggaggaggaagatgaaggcgCTGCCATGTTACAGCATCTACTTGTTGCAGCCGATAGGTACAACCTTGAGAGGCTGAAGCTGATTTGCCAAGAAAAGCTTTGCAGCCATATTGATGTGCGCACGGTGGCCACCATTCTTGTGCTGGCCGAGCAGCACCGCTGCGACGGGCTGAAGAGAGCATGCTTCGCTTTTCTCAGCTCCCCGGTGCATCTCATGGCAGTCATGATCACCACCGGTTTCGTGCATCTAAGAATTAGCTGCCCCGCCGTTGCAATGGAGCTCGTTGCTAGATGCTTGGCACCTTTGGGGACCTCCGCTGCACTTCGTATGACAGCACCCAACGGGACCAAGCGGGCTCGGGTTGATGAAACAGGGGAACTGGTATGGCCTGCTTCTTAG